A window of Haliscomenobacter hydrossis DSM 1100 contains these coding sequences:
- a CDS encoding zinc dependent phospholipase C family protein gives MKILTTFFLLLISISAFAATPEPEPQWGFFGHRRINRLAVFALPAELIPFYKQNIEYITEHAVDPDKRRYATRHEGPRHFIDLDQYGKTPFENLPRGWNEALAHYTDVYLVDLRGDTVKIIGEGATRFENDRLLGAENNRSINTQGISAKAYQSFYNQHIFPQYYEDIWQVEPDSLAQVLGINLPCRSIFAKDRLSEHGVLPYNLLHMQRRLTDAFYTRNVAAILRLSAEIGHYIGDAHVPLHTTKNYNGQLSDQIGIHAFWESRIPELFADKSYDNFVGVAEYIRNPQDYYWKMVLESNSLVDSVLLIEKRLKQSLPQDQQFCYEERLGVTIRTQCTAFAQAYQEALRGMIESRWRASIQAVSSAWYSAWIDAGKPDLRKLNFRPDEKELEEIKALEASLKKGKIQGRDHE, from the coding sequence ATGAAAATCCTAACCACATTCTTCCTTCTCCTAATCTCGATAAGCGCTTTTGCCGCCACGCCCGAACCAGAACCCCAATGGGGCTTTTTCGGCCACCGCCGCATCAATCGCCTGGCCGTATTTGCCCTTCCTGCTGAATTGATTCCATTTTACAAACAAAACATCGAATACATCACCGAGCACGCGGTAGATCCCGACAAAAGGCGTTATGCCACCCGTCATGAAGGGCCCAGGCATTTCATCGATTTGGATCAATACGGCAAAACCCCTTTTGAAAACCTTCCACGCGGTTGGAACGAGGCACTGGCCCACTACACCGATGTTTACCTCGTCGATTTGAGGGGCGACACCGTCAAAATCATAGGTGAAGGTGCCACTCGTTTTGAAAACGACCGCCTCTTGGGCGCTGAAAACAACCGCAGCATCAATACCCAAGGCATCAGTGCCAAAGCGTACCAGTCTTTTTACAACCAGCATATTTTTCCCCAATATTATGAAGACATCTGGCAGGTAGAACCCGACAGTTTGGCCCAAGTATTGGGCATTAACCTTCCCTGCCGCAGCATTTTTGCCAAAGACCGCCTATCCGAACATGGGGTCTTGCCTTACAACCTCCTGCACATGCAACGCCGACTTACCGACGCGTTTTATACCCGCAACGTTGCGGCCATCCTGCGCTTGTCTGCTGAAATTGGGCACTACATTGGCGACGCCCACGTGCCTTTGCACACCACCAAAAATTACAACGGCCAATTGAGCGATCAAATTGGCATCCACGCCTTTTGGGAAAGCCGCATTCCTGAGCTTTTTGCCGACAAATCCTACGATAATTTTGTGGGCGTAGCCGAATACATCCGGAACCCACAAGATTATTATTGGAAAATGGTGCTTGAAAGCAATAGCCTCGTAGACTCGGTGTTGCTCATTGAAAAACGGCTCAAACAAAGTTTGCCGCAAGATCAGCAGTTTTGTTACGAAGAACGCCTGGGTGTGACCATCCGCACCCAATGCACCGCTTTTGCCCAAGCCTACCAAGAGGCATTGCGGGGCATGATCGAAAGCCGTTGGCGAGCCTCCATCCAGGCCGTGAGCAGTGCCTGGTACAGTGCATGGATCGACGCAGGCAAACCCGACCTGCGCAAGCTCAATTTCCGTCCGGACGAGAAAGAATTGGAAGAAATCAAAGCATTGGAGGCCTCGCTGAAAAAAGGGAAGATCCAGGGCCGTGACCACGAGTAG
- the gldG gene encoding gliding motility-associated ABC transporter substrate-binding protein GldG, whose protein sequence is MSSNKKRQSLLQMGLFLGIVVFINILANARLGNFALYRTFDLTEEKRFTLTDGTKNLLRELDEVVYIKVLLDGKLPAELKRLRASTIDVLDDFRGLSALVDYDFENPLEGKTEQVNARMEQLSKEGMSPMSFTVVKGAQRDDTPVFPYAIVNYKGRNFSVNLMENQDPTLSSEVVLNNAVSLLEYKLANAIQKLQQVTKPSVLFTQGHGEIIETERADFERSLRKFCNTGTIVLDSVPFINPEISALVVAKPLTAFSEKDKFKIDQYVMNGGKILWLLDMVRMDKDSLFSRPEYIPGDYQLNVEDLLFRYGVRIQPNLVLDLQCSPIWVATGKQGERQQRQPIAFPYHILTVSNADHPVSKSVAPVNMLFASTIDTAVRTKTPVKKSVLLTTTPRTRLQYLPVRLSLDFLRYIDPAKFDKGPQVLAVALEGTFPSMYENRITPEMQSGLAQLGQTYKNVSTPTRQIVVSDGDVAKNKYLKTRDQVIPLGYNEVENFFYANKEFLQNAVEYLLDQNGIIAARGKEVRLRMLDTTRAQGEKSWWQFVNIVFPLLILGVFGSIYGWWRKRRYAGLEKVEKS, encoded by the coding sequence ATGAGCAGCAATAAAAAAAGACAATCCCTTCTGCAAATGGGCCTCTTTCTCGGGATAGTGGTCTTCATCAATATTCTGGCCAATGCCCGACTGGGCAATTTTGCCCTGTACCGCACATTTGACCTGACCGAGGAAAAACGCTTCACCCTCACCGATGGTACCAAAAACCTCTTGCGTGAACTCGATGAAGTGGTGTACATCAAGGTCTTGCTCGACGGCAAACTTCCCGCCGAACTAAAACGCCTGCGCGCCTCCACCATCGATGTCCTGGATGATTTTCGCGGCCTGTCCGCCCTGGTGGATTACGACTTTGAAAATCCACTGGAGGGCAAAACCGAACAGGTCAACGCCCGTATGGAGCAATTGAGCAAAGAAGGAATGTCTCCCATGTCTTTCACCGTAGTAAAAGGTGCCCAACGCGACGATACCCCCGTGTTTCCCTATGCCATAGTCAATTACAAAGGCCGCAATTTTTCCGTGAATTTGATGGAAAATCAGGACCCTACCCTGTCGTCCGAGGTCGTACTCAACAATGCGGTTTCTTTGCTCGAATACAAACTGGCCAATGCCATTCAAAAATTGCAGCAAGTCACCAAACCCAGTGTATTGTTCACCCAGGGGCACGGCGAGATCATTGAAACGGAAAGGGCTGATTTTGAACGCTCCCTGCGCAAATTTTGCAATACGGGCACAATTGTTCTTGACAGTGTACCCTTCATCAATCCTGAAATATCGGCCCTGGTAGTAGCCAAACCGCTGACCGCTTTTTCCGAAAAAGACAAGTTCAAAATTGACCAATACGTAATGAACGGAGGGAAAATCCTCTGGTTGTTGGACATGGTGCGCATGGACAAAGACAGCCTTTTTTCACGCCCTGAGTACATCCCCGGCGATTATCAACTCAATGTGGAAGACCTCTTGTTTCGTTATGGGGTGCGCATCCAGCCCAACCTGGTGCTCGACCTCCAGTGCTCGCCCATTTGGGTGGCCACGGGCAAACAGGGTGAGCGGCAACAGCGCCAGCCGATTGCGTTTCCTTATCATATCCTGACCGTGTCGAATGCCGATCATCCGGTGTCAAAGTCGGTAGCTCCGGTCAATATGTTGTTTGCCAGCACCATCGATACGGCAGTGCGCACCAAAACGCCTGTAAAAAAGTCGGTTCTGCTGACCACCACTCCCCGTACCCGTTTGCAGTATTTGCCGGTGCGTTTGAGTTTGGACTTTTTGCGCTACATCGATCCCGCCAAATTTGACAAAGGTCCTCAGGTTCTGGCGGTAGCGCTGGAAGGAACTTTTCCTTCGATGTACGAAAACCGCATCACCCCGGAAATGCAAAGTGGCCTGGCCCAATTGGGGCAAACCTATAAGAACGTGAGCACCCCAACCCGGCAAATTGTAGTATCGGATGGGGATGTAGCCAAAAACAAATACCTAAAAACCCGCGATCAGGTGATTCCACTAGGGTACAACGAGGTGGAAAATTTCTTTTACGCCAACAAGGAGTTTTTGCAAAACGCGGTGGAATACCTGCTGGATCAGAATGGCATCATTGCCGCACGTGGCAAAGAAGTGCGTCTGCGGATGCTGGATACCACCCGTGCCCAGGGTGAAAAATCCTGGTGGCAATTCGTGAACATCGTTTTTCCACTCTTGATCCTGGGCGTTTTTGGAAGTATTTATGGTTGGTGGCGGAAGAGACGTTATGCAGGTCTTGAGAAAGTTGAGAAAAGTTGA
- a CDS encoding DUF4340 domain-containing protein produces the protein MNRTTWLLLAFFLLGIIALAYTYFNREDALMRGLKAERNFAVKNTTNIQKIFIAQRDGETTLLEKRGTDWIYNQKFKARPNAIDNLLDAIQRVEIDHIPAKAAVPNIVKNLAGEGIKVEIYESGAQPVKTYYVGGGTVDERGVYMIMDGFDQPFVCHIPGWEGNIRYRYNLRGDDWRDKTVFAEDPDNIQSVSIEYPKQKNRSFKLERKGSNGFEIKPFYAITPVIPAPYREGSAEAFLIGFESLVAEAFENETPAKDSVRQIVPFGIITLTNKAGKTTRAKLYPIFPDEVVSLDPKTGQWISADGATVERYFVDHSSGDFMLIQDRVFRKVLRGYEFFFGR, from the coding sequence ATGAATCGAACAACCTGGCTCTTACTAGCTTTTTTCCTCCTCGGCATCATCGCCCTAGCCTATACCTATTTCAACCGGGAAGACGCCTTGATGCGGGGCTTAAAAGCTGAGCGTAATTTCGCCGTCAAAAATACCACGAACATTCAAAAAATATTCATCGCCCAGCGCGATGGGGAAACCACCTTGTTGGAAAAACGGGGTACAGACTGGATCTACAACCAAAAGTTCAAAGCCCGCCCCAACGCCATCGACAACTTGCTGGACGCCATCCAGCGGGTAGAAATTGACCACATCCCAGCCAAAGCTGCCGTACCGAATATTGTCAAAAACCTGGCGGGTGAAGGCATCAAGGTAGAAATATACGAATCGGGAGCGCAGCCCGTCAAGACCTATTACGTCGGTGGTGGCACCGTGGACGAACGAGGCGTATACATGATCATGGATGGTTTTGACCAGCCCTTTGTGTGCCACATTCCCGGATGGGAAGGCAACATCCGCTACCGTTACAACCTGCGTGGCGACGATTGGCGCGACAAAACCGTGTTTGCCGAAGACCCCGACAACATTCAATCCGTCAGCATCGAATACCCTAAGCAAAAAAACCGTTCTTTCAAGCTGGAGCGCAAGGGAAGCAATGGCTTCGAGATCAAACCTTTTTACGCCATCACTCCGGTAATCCCCGCGCCTTACCGCGAGGGCAGCGCCGAGGCGTTTTTGATCGGCTTCGAAAGCCTGGTGGCCGAAGCATTTGAAAACGAAACCCCCGCCAAGGATTCGGTACGGCAAATTGTGCCTTTTGGCATCATCACCCTGACCAATAAAGCCGGCAAAACGACCCGTGCCAAATTGTATCCCATCTTCCCGGATGAAGTAGTGTCACTCGACCCCAAAACGGGGCAATGGATCAGCGCTGATGGTGCCACCGTGGAGCGTTATTTCGTCGATCACAGTTCGGGAGATTTTATGCTGATCCAGGATCGGGTGTTTCGGAAGGTGTTGCGAGGGTATGAGTTTTTCTTTGGGCGCTGA
- the gldA gene encoding gliding motility-associated ABC transporter ATP-binding subunit GldA, giving the protein MSVTVKGLTKVYGEQKAIDQVSFVAGKGEILGFLGPNGAGKTTTMKIITGFIPQTEGDAEVCGFDVSKNPLEVRKRIGYLPEHNPLYKDMYVKEFLQFVAGLHDLKQPGQRVKDMIGLTGLEKEQHKLIGALSKGYRQRVGLAQAMLHDPEVLILDEPTTGLDPNQLAEIRSLIKQLGKEKTLIFSTHIMQEVEAICDRVLIINNGKIVADDRIEELPNLIKGESIVSVAFLEEVKAELLKKIKGVHSVKKIAPSNWQLLSDSKADIRPEVFRFAVDQGLTLIEMHKEAYSVEDVFQKLTAKTT; this is encoded by the coding sequence ATGTCGGTAACAGTCAAAGGTTTGACAAAAGTTTACGGAGAACAAAAAGCAATCGATCAGGTCTCTTTTGTAGCAGGCAAAGGGGAAATTTTGGGGTTTTTAGGCCCCAACGGTGCGGGGAAAACCACTACCATGAAAATCATTACTGGTTTCATCCCCCAAACCGAAGGTGATGCCGAAGTTTGTGGCTTTGATGTAAGCAAAAATCCACTGGAGGTACGCAAGCGCATCGGGTACCTGCCCGAACACAACCCGCTGTACAAGGATATGTATGTTAAAGAGTTTTTGCAATTTGTTGCCGGGTTACACGACCTCAAACAACCAGGCCAACGGGTCAAAGACATGATTGGCCTCACCGGTCTGGAAAAAGAGCAGCACAAACTCATTGGGGCTTTGTCCAAAGGGTACCGCCAACGGGTCGGTCTGGCTCAAGCCATGTTGCACGACCCCGAGGTTTTGATTCTAGATGAACCTACTACCGGACTCGACCCCAATCAGTTGGCCGAAATCCGTAGCCTCATCAAACAACTGGGTAAAGAAAAAACCCTGATTTTTTCTACCCATATCATGCAGGAGGTAGAAGCCATCTGTGATCGGGTGCTGATCATCAACAATGGCAAAATTGTCGCCGACGACCGCATTGAGGAATTGCCCAACCTGATCAAAGGAGAATCGATAGTCAGCGTCGCCTTTTTAGAAGAGGTCAAAGCGGAATTGTTGAAAAAAATCAAGGGGGTTCATTCCGTTAAAAAAATTGCGCCAAGCAATTGGCAACTCCTGAGTGACTCCAAAGCAGATATCCGCCCGGAAGTATTTCGTTTTGCGGTAGACCAGGGTTTGACCCTCATCGAGATGCACAAAGAAGCCTATTCCGTGGAGGATGTATTCCAAAAATTGACTGCAAAAACAACATGA
- the gldF gene encoding gliding motility-associated ABC transporter permease subunit GldF, which yields MWTIFKKEVNTFFSSLIGYIAIAVFLVILGLFVFVFADSSILENKFATLAPLFDTAPLVFLFLIPAITMRLFAEEQQTGTIEFLATKPVREIDIILGKYFAALAVVLFAILPTVLYYYTVYQLGSPLGNLDAGAIFGSYLGLFLLAAIFASIGIFASSLSSNQILAFLLATFLCFIFYYGFYYFSKLPVFVGRLDDLIQKLGIDYHYNSISRGILDTRDVVYFFSVSILFLALTLFSLERRKW from the coding sequence ATGTGGACCATCTTTAAAAAAGAAGTAAATACTTTTTTCAGCTCCTTGATTGGATACATCGCCATTGCCGTATTTTTGGTGATTCTGGGGCTTTTTGTTTTTGTATTTGCCGATTCCAGCATCCTGGAAAACAAATTTGCTACTTTGGCACCTTTATTCGACACCGCTCCATTGGTATTTTTGTTCCTCATTCCGGCCATCACCATGCGGCTGTTTGCCGAAGAACAACAAACCGGAACCATCGAATTCCTGGCCACCAAACCTGTGCGGGAGATCGACATCATCCTGGGCAAGTATTTTGCAGCACTGGCGGTCGTCTTGTTCGCTATTCTTCCAACCGTCCTATATTATTATACGGTGTACCAACTCGGCTCACCCCTTGGTAACCTCGACGCGGGGGCCATTTTTGGTTCTTACCTTGGGTTGTTCCTGTTGGCGGCCATTTTTGCCTCCATCGGGATATTTGCCTCTTCGCTGAGCAGCAACCAGATTTTGGCCTTTTTGCTGGCTACTTTTTTGTGTTTCATCTTCTACTACGGGTTTTATTATTTCAGCAAACTACCCGTATTCGTTGGTCGTCTCGATGACTTGATCCAAAAATTAGGCATCGATTACCACTACAATTCCATCAGTCGGGGTATCCTCGATACCCGTGATGTGGTGTACTTTTTTTCGGTAAGCATCCTTTTTCTGGCGTTAACCCTTTTTTCGCTTGAAAGAAGAAAATGGTAA
- a CDS encoding shikimate dehydrogenase family protein has translation MHWQPDPNLHSVPKLYGLIGYPLSHSFSRKYFSEKFAREHITGCQYELFPIESIERLPELLAAYPNLQGLNVTIPYKQQVIPFLSSLDEGAAAVGAVNVIKVEGTILKGYNSDVFGFQSSLQSFLQEHNTQPERALILGTGGAAKAVRFVLQLLNIPFSTVSREPQEGQMGYEEVNARIEQFPLIINTTPLGMAPKIDSCPDLAYDKLGTGHLLYDLVYNPEITEFMKHGLSRGIPVKNGLEMLYGQAEKAWEIWKTPAVLTAKK, from the coding sequence ATGCACTGGCAGCCTGATCCAAATCTCCACAGCGTTCCTAAGCTGTATGGCTTAATTGGCTATCCACTTAGCCATTCCTTCTCGCGGAAGTATTTTTCTGAAAAATTTGCACGGGAACACATTACTGGATGCCAATACGAACTATTTCCTATTGAATCGATCGAGCGTTTACCCGAACTGCTTGCGGCCTATCCCAATTTGCAGGGTTTAAATGTGACCATTCCGTACAAGCAGCAGGTCATCCCTTTTTTAAGTTCTTTGGATGAGGGAGCAGCGGCAGTAGGGGCTGTAAACGTTATAAAGGTAGAAGGTACAATCCTGAAGGGATACAATTCCGATGTATTTGGTTTTCAATCTTCCCTACAATCCTTTTTGCAAGAACACAACACACAACCTGAGCGGGCATTAATTTTAGGCACGGGTGGAGCGGCAAAAGCAGTTCGATTTGTCCTCCAGTTGTTAAATATTCCTTTTTCCACGGTCTCTCGAGAACCTCAAGAGGGGCAGATGGGTTATGAGGAGGTCAATGCACGTATAGAGCAGTTTCCGCTCATCATCAATACCACCCCGTTGGGGATGGCGCCTAAAATTGACAGTTGCCCTGATTTGGCCTATGATAAATTGGGAACCGGTCATTTATTATACGACCTGGTGTACAACCCGGAAATCACCGAATTTATGAAACATGGCCTCTCCCGAGGAATTCCGGTCAAAAATGGACTGGAGATGCTGTACGGACAGGCCGAAAAAGCTTGGGAAATATGGAAAACTCCAGCGGTCCTTACCGCAAAAAAATAG
- a CDS encoding adenylate/guanylate cyclase domain-containing protein — MKPILIVFSLLFYSSFFFAQSSGDDLADKKTQLNQYLSQAEQLTAQGNYVQAAELSSKAVDIATQLYDFTYLATALNVHGKALNGMGGKQKVKAVAELEKSLQFAKSKKMADLQRENLEILAIIARERGKDRDLKEYTDQLSALNGVAVPLPPKAPTVVLEKGVLKEENAKLYEQVAILSSELSNSHMTKSQSVQSLDRERRKLVDIISSQQEAIQDMNEKQAKAALLLLQQKKMVDSLSFLKAVDSIQLASKQADLDKKEAELGLKKSERNLILLFAVLILLITVGLYNRFVDIKRNHAVLEEKNKIIQEERQRSETLLLNILPASIAEELKKHGQAHTRRYDSVSVLFADFKNFTNIAERLTPEELVSELDLCFKAFDKIVGKYDLEKIKTIGDAYMCAGGLPDPFQAPPVKVIQAAFDMQNYLEVLKGQRIAEGRPYFEARIGIHTGPIIAGVVGEKKFAYDIWGDTVNVAARMESSSDAGKVNISASTYQLVKDQFKCEYRGKISVKNKGEVEMYWVEN, encoded by the coding sequence ATGAAGCCCATATTGATTGTTTTCAGCCTACTGTTTTACAGCAGTTTCTTTTTTGCTCAATCCTCCGGCGATGATCTTGCCGACAAAAAAACACAACTCAACCAGTATCTTTCCCAGGCAGAACAATTGACTGCCCAAGGAAACTATGTTCAGGCGGCAGAGCTGAGTTCCAAAGCCGTTGATATTGCAACCCAGCTTTATGACTTTACCTATCTTGCAACTGCCCTGAATGTGCATGGCAAGGCACTGAACGGTATGGGGGGCAAACAAAAAGTCAAAGCTGTGGCGGAGCTCGAAAAGAGTTTACAATTTGCCAAAAGCAAAAAAATGGCCGATTTACAGCGTGAGAACCTGGAAATTCTGGCCATCATTGCCCGCGAACGCGGTAAAGACCGCGATTTAAAAGAATATACCGATCAGTTGTCGGCACTGAACGGGGTAGCGGTTCCATTGCCGCCCAAAGCCCCCACGGTTGTATTGGAAAAAGGGGTACTTAAAGAAGAAAACGCCAAATTGTACGAGCAAGTGGCCATTTTATCTTCTGAACTCTCCAACAGTCATATGACTAAGTCACAATCGGTACAATCGCTGGATCGGGAGCGCCGTAAATTGGTGGACATCATCAGTTCCCAGCAGGAGGCCATACAGGACATGAACGAAAAACAAGCCAAGGCTGCCCTGTTGTTGTTGCAACAGAAAAAAATGGTGGATTCCCTTTCTTTTTTGAAGGCGGTAGATTCCATTCAACTGGCCTCAAAGCAAGCCGATCTGGATAAAAAAGAAGCCGAGCTTGGTTTGAAAAAAAGTGAAAGAAACCTGATTTTGTTGTTTGCCGTGCTGATTCTACTGATTACCGTCGGCTTGTACAATCGTTTTGTGGACATCAAGCGCAACCACGCCGTGCTGGAAGAAAAAAACAAAATCATTCAGGAAGAACGCCAACGCTCCGAAACGCTGTTGCTGAATATTTTGCCAGCTTCGATTGCGGAAGAACTCAAAAAACATGGCCAGGCGCATACGCGTCGTTACGATAGTGTGTCGGTGCTTTTCGCTGATTTCAAAAATTTCACCAACATAGCGGAAAGACTTACCCCCGAGGAATTGGTGTCCGAACTGGACTTGTGCTTTAAAGCTTTCGATAAAATTGTGGGCAAATACGATCTGGAGAAAATCAAAACAATCGGCGATGCCTACATGTGTGCTGGCGGATTACCAGATCCCTTTCAAGCGCCTCCGGTAAAAGTGATTCAGGCTGCTTTTGACATGCAAAACTACCTGGAAGTGCTCAAAGGCCAACGCATTGCCGAAGGGCGCCCCTATTTTGAGGCCCGCATAGGCATTCACACCGGACCAATTATCGCCGGGGTAGTGGGGGAAAAGAAGTTTGCCTACGACATTTGGGGCGATACCGTGAACGTTGCCGCCCGGATGGAGTCCAGTAGCGATGCAGGTAAAGTGAACATTTCTGCTTCAACTTATCAGTTGGTCAAAGACCAGTTCAAGTGTGAATACCGGGGCAAAATCAGCGTGAAAAACAAAGGAGAAGTAGAGATGTATTGGGTGGAAAATTGA
- a CDS encoding DoxX family protein — MPKLSISFILSLIAAIIFLQTLYFKFTAHPDSVFIFTQLGMEPYGRIGIGVAELITAVLLIVPLTRPFGAVIGLGVISGALFFHLTKLGINVNDDGGKLFGLALATFVCCLGVVFLERKKLPILNKL, encoded by the coding sequence ATGCCAAAGCTTTCTATTTCTTTCATCTTGTCGCTGATTGCGGCGATCATCTTTCTTCAAACGCTGTATTTCAAATTTACTGCACATCCGGACAGTGTTTTCATTTTCACCCAACTCGGAATGGAGCCCTATGGTCGAATCGGCATTGGCGTAGCCGAATTGATTACCGCAGTTTTGTTGATTGTACCCCTAACCCGACCATTTGGTGCGGTGATTGGCCTGGGTGTCATCAGCGGAGCGCTGTTTTTTCACCTCACCAAGTTGGGCATCAACGTCAACGATGATGGAGGTAAATTGTTTGGACTGGCCTTGGCCACTTTTGTATGTTGTTTAGGAGTCGTTTTTTTGGAACGAAAAAAGTTACCCATCTTGAATAAACTGTGA
- a CDS encoding DUF4291 domain-containing protein: MCTNIIGYQTEEEIVVYQAYKPEIAKFAVENQKLGGASFGFQRMSWIKPNFLWMMYRCGWAEKENQEHVLAIWIKKQDFELILEQAVLSSFQKEIYHTEEDWKLQLSQSEVRLQWDPDHDPKGNKLERKAIQIGMKGEMLHLFANKYIQHIEDITTFVRKQKLYVDRRELEKLLIPKESIFTSLSAQRKTHTLATPSETPDPGSA, translated from the coding sequence TTGTGCACAAATATTATAGGTTATCAAACCGAGGAAGAAATCGTTGTATATCAAGCATACAAACCGGAAATAGCCAAATTTGCCGTAGAAAATCAAAAACTTGGTGGAGCCAGTTTTGGTTTCCAGCGTATGTCCTGGATCAAGCCCAATTTTTTATGGATGATGTATCGTTGTGGATGGGCTGAAAAAGAAAACCAAGAACATGTACTGGCTATTTGGATCAAAAAGCAGGACTTCGAACTTATCTTGGAACAAGCAGTTTTGTCTTCATTTCAAAAAGAAATTTACCATACTGAAGAAGACTGGAAACTGCAATTGTCTCAAAGTGAGGTCAGACTTCAATGGGATCCTGACCATGATCCTAAAGGGAATAAGTTAGAAAGAAAAGCAATTCAAATTGGCATGAAAGGGGAAATGCTGCATCTTTTTGCAAATAAGTATATACAACACATTGAAGACATTACCACATTTGTTAGAAAGCAGAAACTATATGTAGATAGAAGAGAGCTTGAAAAATTGCTAATACCCAAAGAAAGCATTTTTACCTCCCTCAGCGCCCAAAGAAAAACTCATACCCTCGCAACACCTTCCGAAACACCCGATCCTGGATCAGCATAA
- a CDS encoding proline dehydrogenase family protein: MENSSGPYRKKIDEMSDLMKDMLNLTKDLQLDFSNTQIAFADRSDKELNKTAWLFGLLNHQWLVGIGSKIGLAAIKLHLPFVQGAIKNTIFEQFCGGTTLLEAQKTIDRLQRSNIKTILDYGAEAKEDESELNHTMNENLRSIEFASKQSFVPIISTKLSGLGRFELLESVQAGVAFTEETKSEYKSILRRLDAICHAASTKGMSVFIDAEESWIQDTVDHLAEMMMKRYNTERAVVYTTCQMYRHDRLQYLYELYERAQKEGYLLGVKLVRGAYMEKERDRAEEMGYSSPIHATKEATDEAYNTALRFCINHHDKIASCNASHNTDSALLQAKLMVERNIPRNHPNLMFCQLYGMSDTLTFNLAAAGFNAAKYVVYGSVREVVPYLIRRAQENTSVTGDMSREYRLVADEIKRRGLKM, encoded by the coding sequence ATGGAAAACTCCAGCGGTCCTTACCGCAAAAAAATAGATGAAATGTCTGATCTGATGAAAGATATGCTCAACCTGACCAAAGACCTTCAATTGGATTTTTCCAATACCCAAATCGCATTTGCCGATCGTTCGGATAAGGAACTTAACAAGACAGCCTGGCTATTTGGCCTTTTGAACCACCAATGGCTGGTTGGAATTGGCTCTAAAATTGGTTTGGCTGCCATTAAGTTGCACCTTCCGTTTGTACAAGGTGCCATCAAAAACACCATTTTTGAGCAATTCTGCGGAGGTACAACGCTGCTGGAAGCTCAAAAAACAATCGATCGATTGCAGCGCTCCAATATCAAAACCATTCTGGACTATGGTGCGGAAGCCAAAGAGGATGAATCCGAGCTGAACCACACCATGAATGAGAACCTGCGCAGCATTGAATTTGCTTCCAAACAAAGTTTTGTACCCATCATCAGTACCAAACTGAGCGGCCTGGGGCGTTTTGAATTGCTGGAAAGTGTGCAGGCAGGAGTGGCATTTACCGAGGAGACCAAGTCAGAATACAAAAGCATCCTGCGCCGTCTGGATGCCATTTGCCATGCGGCTTCGACCAAAGGCATGTCGGTATTCATCGATGCAGAAGAATCCTGGATTCAGGACACCGTCGATCACCTGGCAGAAATGATGATGAAGCGTTACAACACCGAGCGTGCCGTTGTGTACACCACTTGCCAAATGTACCGCCACGACCGCTTGCAATACCTCTATGAACTCTACGAACGAGCCCAAAAAGAGGGATATTTACTCGGTGTAAAATTGGTACGGGGTGCCTACATGGAAAAGGAACGGGATCGTGCCGAAGAAATGGGGTACTCCTCCCCTATTCATGCTACCAAAGAAGCCACCGATGAAGCATACAATACCGCTTTGCGTTTTTGCATCAACCACCACGATAAGATTGCTTCTTGCAATGCTTCGCACAATACCGATAGTGCTTTGTTGCAAGCCAAACTAATGGTGGAACGCAACATTCCCCGCAACCACCCCAACCTGATGTTTTGCCAATTGTACGGCATGAGCGACACCCTGACCTTCAATCTGGCCGCCGCAGGATTCAATGCGGCCAAATACGTTGTGTACGGATCAGTGCGCGAAGTGGTACCCTACTTGATCCGTCGTGCCCAGGAAAATACCTCGGTAACTGGCGATATGAGCCGGGAATACCGTTTGGTGGCCGATGAGATCAAGCGGAGAGGATTGAAAATGTAG